The DNA window ATTGAAGGCAAGTGTGTGGTTCATTCTTTCAAGAATTATACTAAGCTTGATAATGTTGGACTTGAGGACTACTATTGTCGATTTGAGTACAAATCTGCTACAGGGGCTTTTCTGCCTGATCGCGTTGCAGTGTGAGTATGGTTTGGTTCGGTCTTAGTTTTCTGTGATTTGATTTCAATTGTTAACATCTTTTAATGTTCTAAAGGTATTGTAAATGCGAAATGCCCTACAATCCTGATGATTTGATGGTGCAGTGTGAGAGGTGCAAAGACTGGTAAGTAAGCTGTAAGCCCGTTAGTTTATCTCTAACTGGATCGAAATGGTTGATTGTTATAGTATTATTAGTTGACATTGTAGTCATAATCCTCCAATTTCCTCATTTTGTTGCACTTATTCTAATTTGCAGTGACTTGTTAGAAGATGCTTTATAGTGCAAACCTGATTTCAAAAACACTTGGTGCTTCATTAGCATTAAACTATCTTCTAAGCACATTTTGATTCCTGAACATTCATCAAAAACTCGTTTTGCTTCCTCATCTTGTATTGGGCTCATATTAcatcctttacttttgaaaatgGCTCAAATTACTTCCCATCATCATTTTTGTGTAGTTAGTTGTCCATACTCATGTTGTTTATACTTATATTTCTAACTAGCTTTTTATTGATTACCGATGATTTAGCATTCATTACTTCGTTTAAATGTTCTATCACTTGGTTTCTCTGCAGGTACCATCCTGCTTGTCTTGACATGACTATAGATCAAGCAAAGGGATTAGATCAGTTTTTGTGTTTTGTTTGTTCTGCTGGTAGTAAAGGTTATGAGGAAGAACCAGACACATATCCTTCATCTGAAATGAGCGATGGAAAAAAGGTGAGGTCAATTTCTGTATTTCATAGAAGTTCAATATGTTGTCCTAATTGAAAATATGTGAACACTTTTCTTGCATATTGGTGGTATAATTATGGCTGCTATTGGATACTCACAGGcttagaaaataattgtaacAAACCAATTTACCATAACTAAAAGACTTATTGTTTATGTATCTGTTATAGAAAGATTTTGGAATCTGAATtctgtttatgtttatgtaaaGATTTCCATCAACAGACACATAAacaataagtgtttccaaaaGGGGCAATCTCCTCGGTTTGTACTCATATTATATTCTTTGAATGCGACAGTTGGAAGCAAAACGCAGAAAGAAGTGAAGAGTAGTTGGGATTAAGGGGCATTGTGTGAGCCCTCTCTCTGTTTATGTAATGTACAGACTAGAGAATGATATTTTTGAACTTAGAGAATGATCTAAGTTATGGTGTTAATTTGATAAGTTGAAAACAatcttgttttgatttttaactatatattgaTGATGTTTGTCTTTTTCATGTTGAATAGATTGTTATTGTTAGCTTATTTCTTTGTCACATGATGAATCAATTAGAAGTTTGAAGAAAGGTATTTATTTAGCTTCAATCATCATTCAATATCAGTTATTATAAGCTGCAAGGCTTTCATTTTCTTTcccatcaaaatattaatttatttattctatatatgCTTTACACAATTGATTTATTGAATTTTGTAACTGGGTTATAAAGATATATATGGCTGTAAAGTTGACAGGGGTACCAAAGAGACTAATTAATTTGCTAATATAATTAGCAATAATTGATGACAAGTGCAATTTTCtttcatcataataataataaagttgagTAGACCCTACTACATATATACTATTTTGGTGCTTTTTGGCTACTGTAAACATCAAAGAGAAAGATgttttaatagtttaatttagattatttccca is part of the Impatiens glandulifera chromosome 1, dImpGla2.1, whole genome shotgun sequence genome and encodes:
- the LOC124921568 gene encoding chromatin remodeling protein EBS-like, which encodes MAKTRPGKRDLDSYTIKGTSKVIKPGDSVLLRSSENNNTPYVARVEKIEADSRNNVIVRVRWYYRPEESIGGRRLFHGAKELFLSDHYDVQSAYTIEGKCVVHSFKNYTKLDNVGLEDYYCRFEYKSATGAFLPDRVAVYCKCEMPYNPDDLMVQCERCKDWYHPACLDMTIDQAKGLDQFLCFVCSAGSKGYEEEPDTYPSSEMSDGKKLEAKRRKK